Within the Setaria viridis chromosome 3, Setaria_viridis_v4.0, whole genome shotgun sequence genome, the region CACAAATGCCGCACACCATATTTCTCTTCCGCACTTTCGCAGTCATGTAGATGTTCGGTTGTGTATGCGTAGCATGTGTAGCTATAATTGTGTACTGAGAGTGACTGTGCTTAAATCGGCACACCAATGTTGTCATATGTAGTAGATGGCACCGATTTTCAGATGGATTTGTACTGCTATTTGGGTTCGGGGCAAGATAATCACTTCTTCCTCCATTTCTGTACTCTGGCTCTTGACAGATCGATGTTCGTTTTGCAGGGTCCCGCCCAAGCTCAGAACCTGAGGGATTCACTGGCTGAAGCAAAGTCGGACATTGTTGTCAAGGTTAGTTCTTCTCTTTTATGGACCATATATCAGCCTTGGTGCATGGAGCTATCTGTTTATATGAATACCAAATTGACTGAAAGATTTATGCAATTTTTTCAACAAAGAAAAGGACTATACTTTTGCTTCCGTGGAATATCCTATTCCTAATTTTATTTTCCTCTGAACTTCAGTTTACCATTCTTTATTCTGTGCAACTTGGACATGACAATTATGAGTCCTCAGGCCCCGTTTGCTTccgctgacttatttttagcacccgtcacatcgaatatttagatactaattaggagtattagactatttacaaaacccattatataagtcgaggctaaacggcgagacgaatctattaagcctaattagacgaacctattaaacatttgctaatgatggattaattaggcttaattaggcttaatagattcgtctcgccgtttaacctccacttatgtaatgagttttgtaaataatctacgtttaatacttctaattagtatctaaacattcgatgtgacacgtgctaaaaataaatcacCGGAAGCAAACGCCCCCTCATATATTCTGCCCACTCTGGTATATACGGCACTGTTCTGTCAGTCCAACATGCTGCTTTTTTTGCTTTCAGATTGGTCTCCGGAAAGGTTCCAAATCATTTGAGGAAGCACGTGCTGCTGGATTCACTGAAGAGAATGGAACATTGGGTGATATCTGGGAGACTGTTTCAGGCAGCGATCTTGTGTTGCTATTGATATCAGATGCTGCACAGGTTTGCTTCATGATCACTAGCTGCATGGTTCCATTTGCATCCTTTTTGTGTGATACTTCTACCTGATGCTTGAATCGTGCCAAGTCTTCTAAAAGGGGTTACTTTGTTGTCCTGTCAAGTTAGTTCAATCTATATGCTGTTCTGTCGCACCCATTCATCATTCCCTTCATGCCTATATGGTACTTAATTGTTACATCTTAAGTTTTATTCATCCTTCTATATATTTCACTTTCTGCAGGCAGACAACTATGAGAAGATCTTCTCGCACATGAAACCGAACAGTATCCTTGGTTTATCCCATGGATTTCTTCTGGGACATTTGCAATCGCTTGGACTTGATTTCCCAAAGAACATCAGTGTGATTGCTGTATGTCCCAAGGGAATGGGTCCATCTGTCCGCAGGCTTTATGTCCAAGGCAAGGAAGTAAATGGTGCCGGCATCAACTCTAGCTTTGCTGTGCACCAGGTATGTTTTAAGTGATATTGCTGGAGCTTTCTGTGCTTATCAATGTTTTGTTTTCCATTATtctatttcaatttttttatttcaatcaaaaaACATATCGGGATGTATTTTGTGAGGAGATGTGCTTAACTTATGTTGTTCACTGTGTAGGATGTTGATGGAAGGGCAACTGATGTTGCTCTAGCATGGTCAGTTGCACTTGGCTCTCCCTTCACATTTGCTACTACTTTAGAACAGGAGTACAAGAGCGATATCTTCGGAGAGCGAGGTGAGCCTACCAACCTGTTCATGCTGCCTCTAATGATTGTGCTGTAAATCTGTAACTAACCATTTAATGTACAGGCATTTTGCTGGGTGCTGTCCATGGCATTGTGGAGGCTCTGTTCAGGAGATACACAGAACAAGGAATGGATGAAGAGTCAGCCTACAAAAACACTGTGGAGAGCATCACTGGAATTATCTCGAAGACCATCTCAAAGAAGGTATGCTATTATTCATCCTTATGTCAACCATTTTCAGTCTTTGCTTATTAGACTGTGATCTTACTTTCCTGGTTTTACCCCAGGGGATGCTTGAAGTCTACAACTCTTTAAGCGAGGAAGGCAAGAAGGAGTTCAAGAAGGCTTACAGTGCCTCGTTTTATCCTTGCATGGATATTCTCTATGAGTGCTATGAAGATGTGGCCTCTGGAAGTGAAATCCGCAGCGTGGTGTTGGCTGGGCGAAGATTTTATGTGAGTTCTGTTACATTAAACTGCCATTTCTGATGTTGGATGTGTTCATGGTTGGTTAAGTTTACAGTTTTGAGACGATTTAAGATAACATAATTATGTTTTCACAGGAGAAAGAGGGACTGCCAGCTTTTCCAATGGGCAACATTGATCAAACTCGCATGTGGAAGGTTGGTGAGAAGGTGCGCTCGACCCGTCCGGAGGGCGATCTTGGCCCGCTGCATCCCTTCACTGCTGGAGTGTACATTGCCCTGATGATGGCTCAGGTAAGGTTCTTCCACCTCATCTCATGACGATTACCAATGATAACCTCGCGTGATTGATAGAGCTTACCTTACCCATTTGCTGTTCTTCAATGGCTTTAGATTGAGATCCTGAGGAAGAAGGGGCACTCCTACTCGGAGATCATCAACGAGAGCGTGATCGAGTCGGTGGACTCGCTGAACCCCTTCATGCACGCCCGCGGGGTGGCCTTCATGGTGGACAACTGCTCCACAACGGCTCGCCTGGGATCCAGGAAGTGGGCTCCCCGCTTCGACTACATCCTGACGCAGCAGGCCTTCGTGACGGTGGACAAGGACGCCCCGATCAACCAGGACCTCATCAGCAACTTCATGTCGGACCCAGTCCACGGCGCCATCGAGGTCTGCGCTGAGCTGAGGCCCACCGTCGACATCTCCGTGCCTGCCAACGCCGACTTCGTGCGGCCGGAGCTCCGGCAGTCTTCCTAGATTGAGGTGGCGCGCTGAGGCTGAGGGAGGGAGTTTCCCTCCGAGTTAAGAGTAGTGTTGTATGTGTTGAGCGACTGCTTGAAGTCTGAACCTGTGTGAGCTGCTACCTTGGGACCTGAGGAAGCTTGGGTATCTGTTCCCCGAATAAAATGAGCCCTTCATCGAATAAACTTGCAAGGGTTTCTTACTTTCTTTAAAAGTGTGGAGTGAGTGAAAATTGGATGCATCCGATTTGCAAAACGCATCTGTTGGGGAGGGACTAATCAGTGCGCGCCAGGAGGGCTGCTGGCACTTGATCCCCGACAGCCCGATCCCGTCCCGCGACTTTCCTTTTATGGAAAGTTTAAATTCTCGCAACTTTCCATTTTTAGAATATCATAACTTATACACATAACTTTCATGCATAACTTCATAATATAACTTTTTATGAGATAATATTTAGCACAACTTCATTAGCATGCAAAACTTACGTGTACAATCTCTATGTACACTTTGTAAGAATAACTTtgaattttgttttttaaaagTTGTAACCTATCCGCACAATTTGTATGCAtaacttttttcctaaaaataatttattcatGATATCCATAATTTATACATGTAACATTTGTCATAATTTTGTGAGAATGCATAACTTATACTATATACAGTATGTACCtggtatagaaaaaaaattgaaaataaaaaacacaCTCAGGTGCGTGGGGTGCGCGCAGCAACGCTTCACGTGGGCCAGCACATGGGCGGGGCTGCGTGGGACCCACCACTGGGCGCATGCATGTGCAATTATCATTGCGCATCCGTTGcatacccgccgccgccgcgcgatgCGTGGAACTCGACTCCATCTGACGGATCACGTCCTGCCGAGGGTCTTATGAGCTCCTGGCTCCTCATGGAAAACATCGCCTCGGCTCGGCTGATCGGCTCCTTTCCAGCCCTAGCGCCCAGGCAATCTCGACTCGCTTCGTTTATCCCTTGACGTCGCTGCTGCCTTCCTCCTCCCGCGGTCACCAGGACACATGCCGCCAGAGCGGGCACGCACACTGCTGCTGGAGGTGCTTGTGCggctgtcgtacatacatctatggatccACCATaaggtttggatagtcttaAATATGATGCTGGACATCGAGACACTTTGACATGGAGACCAACCACCCTCCAAAGccattcaatccaaccaacacacagcacatagggtattacgcaatctgtgtttaccttcgagttcctgatctcgacgagccccattaaccaaaacactaccttaggcaccccctcggtaggttgccgggtataaaacatcgaCATAGGCCATGCACACGCACTCGCTGCTGCCTCTGGAGGTGCTTGTTGAGGCCACCAGCGCCGTCAGAATGTGTGCACGATGTGGCTTCAAACCTCGCAGCTGCTGGTCCAGTCGGTGCTGCAGTGAGACATGGTGGATGCGTGGTCGGGAGGAGCGTGGTGGCACAAGGCTACCACGGCACCGCGGCCGCCGTGTGGGCGAGTAGGGATGACCCGGACATGTCCTTCACTGCGAGCCTGACTACCTCGACCGATTGCAAAGACATGTTTAACAGTTTGCCTCACATGACTCCAGCATCAAGGAGAGAGACGGCACATAGCTGACGAACCTACTGCTGATGAGAAACTGAGAAGGTGCTGGCTTTAAGCACAAGCTATGGATAGATAGAGCAGCTCTCCATTCCTCCTAGTCATTGGATAGCACTTGAAAATGAAAGCAAGACTAATCCTGGCAGGATAAATTGTGTTTGTGATTGTAGATTGTAAGGTGCTTGAACATTGTGCACTAATCAAATTGTGTATCGATGGCAGATCAAGTTGTGATTGTAGGTTGGTGATTTGTAAGTTGTAATATGATTGACATTTAAGATCTTCTATAAATTGAAGGAAATTGATGTGAGGTGTTTTCACAGTTATTGCCATGCTAAATTTATCTGTCGCTTTGTGTTTTGTTTATCCACAGTTTTTTGCAAACTGAAGAGATAGTGCACAATGGAATTCCAAATTCCATGTAAAAAAAGCTACAGTGCACATGTGTCATCATGAGTAGCATTCTCGCTTGTAATATGAGAGTTAATGTTTGATTCCGATACAACATAATGCATCAAGTAAAATTCATTATTACACCATAATAAAATTCAGGATAAATAACAAAAACAATACTGCAAAGTGGCAACTTTAACACCTTAGCATAGTTACATGTTTTCATGATTGGACCCTCCAGTGAAATGTAATTTCCTAACTGCAGACTGGAATGTGGTGCCTTGATCAACTCCAAGTAACAAACTTCTATATCCTCCTTATATATATGGAGAATTCCCAATCATATTAAAGTGTGGCATTATCGTATTACCATATTCACCTTGGATCAACGGAGAATATAAGAATTTCCGATCATATTAAAGTGTGGCACCATAGTATTACCATATTCGCCATGGATCAATGGAGCAGCCATGGTAGAAGAACTAAGATCATGTGTCATATTAAATGTGCGTATAAGTAAATAAATTGTGAAAAGAGTATAATTAGTCTGAATCAAGTCTTACAGTTAATTGCTTTGGATCAGCACCTCCATCTCCATTTTCTGCAACAGTATTTGGATCCTCTCCTACAGTTGACAAAAAATgaacataaaaaaattattatagAAGCAACCATAAGGGAAGAAAAACCATCTTGAATGGGTAGGATCACTACCTTTCTTCTTAGCACTTTTGCATTTCCCCGTCTGATTCGGAATAAATATTCTTCATCTTCACTGTCTTCTTTTCAACCATATTTTTGAAACATGCATTCTTTGGACCTTTTACCACCTGAGGAACTCTAAAAGATATTACACCATTCcatgtgtggcggaaccacctcggattagcttgattaaaacatggttaagtcgcctagcacgcgacgctcatgccttagccaaaaCACAggggaatactcaactcaaggctaacctattacaccactatccaaaacttaggttgccgaggagtacaacaaaagataaGATCCCTATAGctctccatctacgagggaacactgtgagttggagaaggggcgtcgccatcctcaatgttcatgctggacgctcccatgacctcctcagggtcttcttgctcGTCCAATTGCATttgaagggcatgcatgtcgtcgagctcggcgtggtgctcgtccagatgagcattagtaactgctagctccatctcgacctccatcttttcttcggacagctcgatcatgccatccaccaggtctgtcacttctccctcgagttcggagattcggtcttgcatgtTGTGGATTTGTATTcctctctggatgagttgataggtttgtcccaccaggtctctcttggcggcgttgaagtGCCCCTGGGTGTCtacggctatccgagccaagacagccatgcCTCtgccttgaagctcgatcaacTGAtataaggctgacatgcatctgatggtggtggagatggtgaccagcgagtgggatgtggccaacacctctatgttgttgacgcgatcaagccacgccgggtccatCCGGTCTCGGGCAGGAAACAGGCCGATTGAgtccaaggtgacctcaagcgggtgcaCCTGATAGAACTGGGTGAGGATttgtagagcagctgactcccacgTATCCTCCAGGGTGTGTCCGTAAGTCGAGActccgagctggggccactcgggtcgcacaggaggtggaggtaccaccgcctgcacgttgcacctctgtacgccgtgctccaggtacatccgtcccacgtataagggcggggactgatacccgaaccacctcaaggtgtcccacagaatagcaggaaaaccttcAAAGTGTGACCACGTCGAGTGGGAGAAGCCATCGGCGCCGTACACCACGTGTTCGGGGGCGGCCAtttggaaccaagaaccaaaacaacatgagatagaaactctaagaagaaagggggtcggacagaaaagtACTCGGATTTGACCGAGCACAAGCGGGAAgaaagctagaaatccttagaaccgaagaagagattttccaaggcaaggttgctttagggaggtggtttcacagattttagttgatgacgcatgcacggcctacctcgtctCTCAATCAAAATAACTGCCAAtacttggtcttacgcagtcagtgccggtggcaaggcaaccagtacgtctctccctatagtagctagtcagttctagtagcgtctcctaagcgaacgcggttagtgtacctgcaggaaacacaaccacatgaacctttcatgccagcacccacgaaagcgtccccaaacattaccgttcactataggaacgacacccatgcgttcaaggctgcatggacaacacaacaaccgtggaaataggtccccttgaatggaaccgtataacccttcacatactcgtgatgcggaatcagcgcacatataatagacgtgggcgaacaaccatgatgataggctcgttggaatcgaaccataccacccttcgtatgaattaacatacggaacctgcgcacatGTGATAGACGTgagcgaaacaaccgcgatgatagggtcctttgaatagaactccctatcaatcctcgcatactcgtgatgcggactcggcacacgtatgatacacgtcgCGAAGTGCTGGGAGTTAccaagataaccaataaatattagccacctaaaaacaaccccgaaatcccctagggcctctcgtgctaaagtcatccttaacgatcgtacgggATTTCCAACagttttcttttgcaaaattttatttaaaagaagtgtttagggcctattgtgttctctgtcttgctaaaccagctgtggtaccagctgtggcggaaccacctcggattagcttgattaaaacatggttaagtcgcctaacacgcgacgctcatgccttagccaagttaacacgaagtgccatcggatttcatccgatttaaccactttaataggaccgagttagcaaactcacacgaaagtgagcggttccagagaatacaacaagtccactgagttaaacaatttgaccatttagttcaacaacaaaacgAAAAGcggagttttacaaggttcaaaagcagcagaaagataaaatagcggaagctagcgccggggtcggacgtccttggtgagaccagccaagacatcagtgatccctgtcctcgccgtccgaggagggatcccactcgaccgtccaacccggagggagttggggcggccaagtgccaacaggagcggactcaggagctgcgacttcacctgaaaagaaagtcacaaacaaggctgagctactaagttcaacaagacttaaccggccgggagtaaaactactccaccacttctagacatgcgaggctcttgggctgaggggtttgtttgccaaaagcactaagtagatccttaatttcaaagttttagctcagattctaggttcattaaccggtctaggttggcaacttactctaagcaacaaAGATCCAACCAAAagggtatataacatcatcaagaccatgtcatcatcagattcctttattactcagtgtagcatagcaatcaagcagtctcaaactgtgagaggcagacgaatcgattcgagttctttaaccatgcatggtgaacctatcctcacgacatccacgcaccaccgaggtcgcttcctgtgtcggccttccccatcaattccctaacccgtgtcgggcccatttcctttggtgcaaggttccacagaacCGGCCTCTaccattctgtgaccacacttgccaccacgtgcggccgtaggggaactccgttccaaggacaatggggcgaccgctcacgtctagattcaatccggtactaggcttcctcatcccatactgagtatgaggttagtactttcaaacacttgatcacgaacaccaccactgtcgggccttaacagattccatagacagacggggcaatcagccgaccaccaaaagttaaccagaaccctgccccgtccatcgtccttatagttgtaatagaaggagaaacaaccaactcctataactcgcgagtgacaggaaatcactcggcttttaccgcttcctatttaagcatagcaactactcggtccaacaactagtgttcagatcaaggaactacgccatgcatctacggttgcaaacaactcctatacgtaaatgcacaaacatgattaagaaggcatgcgcaagtttgagAAACTGTgtttcatgctccggggcttgccttcaagcgaggaagaagggaactggtcttctgctggggcggcttcggcttctggaagcggtacTCGGCTACAACTctgtcttctggcgccgggtacagctcgtagacgccgtcagcgagattcaactctacacgaatgcaaatgcaggagttagtacttagacggttatttcaacagcaacacttgcaaattttagcccagaaacttgtagcaaggctacggaaaaagtggggaagttcacttgagttggtggagagcaaggtaaaagggttggatgggaagaaacttatgatctgacccttagactagaggaatagctgtgctgggggtcctcagacttaacgcagagaagtccccaatttTTAAACATATACCCTtaggtcaaggaaaaagatacagccgagtcctcgggcgaggcggaaaagggtcggcgaaacagacagggtcgggcgaggcggaaaaggggtcgggcggacagacagggtcgggtgaggcagaaaaggggtcggacaaacagagagggtcgggcgagatggaaaaggggtcggacaaacagacagggtcgggcgaggcggaaaaggggtcggacgaacagacagggtcgagcgaggcgaaaaaggggtcggacgaatagagagggtcgggcgagacggaaaaggggtcggtaaCTTACCTTtcgtttataggtgaagcttggggtcgggaaggagcagaccgGGGCGGAAGGAAAGCACTAAGACTTGtgcagcggcgaggtccggcggtgctccggcggcggtggtgcttcttgtgaacaccaagcaagctttagcacagcgcggaggagcaagcggctgggtggattggaaaaggcgggtgttgagcggcggagcaggactttgggggtgacaccttcggccattaggcactggagacagggcggcgcaggcgcggttttgccggtggttgcgatttggcgaaggcgggcgtcgtcgtgcggcggatctgatgggtgtgaccgGGGGAATGGCGCTAGAAGCAAGGTTGCACAGGtaagaagacaggcgggctgcggctgcgcgggcgagcgcgaagcagcggtCTGTCGGGGCACAGCTGTGgtaaggcggaaaaggagctgtcgcggccggggtcggggttggcgaaggaggaaccgtcgcgtagcgcatctggggcggcgtgactggggagaggcggcggaaaagccgggaggcatcgggccttgtagctgggggtccggcgaggtgatgatggacgcgagctgcgaggcgctgcagaaagggttgcagaaggcttccgctgcgattggggaagagggcacgggaatccatccggtcgcggccggcgacggggcggagcggcgagggtcggaggagttgagcgaCGCGgcagagaagctctgaagcgggcatgccactcgagtgcgtctgcaccgGGAGATcggggaaaagatttgcgggtccactgATCAGTCTCGGTTTgtcctctgctcaagattgaGAAGGGCACTGCCTTGGGGAACTCAGAAGGGACCGacggggtgggttgggggtctgcaggggtcggagctgggaatcggcggagaggggtcgtgttctcaggggtcgggaccggggctggaggttgagcacttaaccCGGGgaagctgagtcagcgggattgggggactcggattaagatttaCTCAAAAGATTtagggtcggtcgtcacagcctaccccccttaaaaagaatctcgtcccgagattcgggtgtggaggtaaccagtgggggtgtgcagtccttacctccttggctggaa harbors:
- the LOC117850115 gene encoding ketol-acid reductoisomerase, chloroplastic translates to MAAHTSAASTLAFGHPKTLAAAAAAGPKTLPAAASVSFPATQPACLLSASATRRRDVAAMVAAPSAVGTAMPSLDFETSVFKKEKVSLAGHEEYIVRGGRNLFPLLPEAFKGVKQIGVIGWGSQGPAQAQNLRDSLAEAKSDIVVKIGLRKGSKSFEEARAAGFTEENGTLGDIWETVSGSDLVLLLISDAAQADNYEKIFSHMKPNSILGLSHGFLLGHLQSLGLDFPKNISVIAVCPKGMGPSVRRLYVQGKEVNGAGINSSFAVHQDVDGRATDVALAWSVALGSPFTFATTLEQEYKSDIFGERGILLGAVHGIVEALFRRYTEQGMDEESAYKNTVESITGIISKTISKKGMLEVYNSLSEEGKKEFKKAYSASFYPCMDILYECYEDVASGSEIRSVVLAGRRFYEKEGLPAFPMGNIDQTRMWKVGEKVRSTRPEGDLGPLHPFTAGVYIALMMAQIEILRKKGHSYSEIINESVIESVDSLNPFMHARGVAFMVDNCSTTARLGSRKWAPRFDYILTQQAFVTVDKDAPINQDLISNFMSDPVHGAIEVCAELRPTVDISVPANADFVRPELRQSS